One genomic segment of Bacillus marinisedimentorum includes these proteins:
- a CDS encoding alkaline phosphatase family protein, with protein sequence MEQLRLLYIMLSSFLITFFFAAAAHAETNGTVTVLSFDGMRDDLVDRYVSDGKLPNIEKIMKNGTKAKYARTISPSLTAPSHAAIATGATPDDTGFVSNKWKDTDQEQQNTDAAFASELGVPAVWQEARKHGKTTATVAFAGANPRAEKQADYSIYYGETWAPSNLESLRFTHASGWKGAPESEVPLKEAQFTISIQGKRDHVVHVLAAGTSSSYNRFILSEDKQVDEQDEVVERQEWGALALKVKTGKSAGFWFKLKQADKELKGVKMYRTAVTSAVYDGPEDFAQTITGKFGFFPAQDDSEALEKGWISRSEYEEISSRFVTWVTDVSLFIKERYRPDLLMFYAPQIDHEEHQFLMEDERQPDYSKANARKNMKYIGWAYKLADETAGKTYDSLGKDDRLLIVSDHGMEPVHTAVYPNKILKDAGLLAVDEKGRIEYEKSKAYVITNGGAAHVYVKNDNERLKEKVQRLFAEVKVKPGYGTLSAAKKNVSDMELKQSGFDFSLGTFKGYVKNVFAAISENKVNPFEKVTEIGARESVKHPHAGDLLLITKPGFAMEEGHKDLASPAAGLGTHGGDPDRKKLHAVFFAAGKGVEKERTIGPVSTLDIAPTIYEMLAIRVPEFVEGSPIRQVVDP encoded by the coding sequence ATGGAACAACTGAGACTTTTATACATAATGCTATCTTCTTTTCTGATCACGTTCTTTTTTGCTGCTGCAGCCCATGCAGAAACAAACGGCACCGTCACGGTCTTATCCTTTGATGGCATGCGGGATGACCTTGTCGACCGCTATGTCTCTGACGGCAAACTGCCGAATATCGAAAAGATCATGAAAAATGGAACAAAAGCCAAATATGCCCGGACAATTTCCCCTTCGCTCACTGCCCCTTCGCATGCGGCAATTGCAACGGGTGCGACGCCGGATGACACAGGGTTTGTGAGCAATAAGTGGAAGGATACCGACCAAGAGCAACAAAATACTGATGCAGCGTTTGCGAGTGAACTGGGTGTGCCTGCTGTGTGGCAGGAGGCCCGCAAGCATGGCAAAACAACGGCGACCGTTGCGTTCGCGGGTGCAAATCCCAGGGCGGAAAAACAGGCCGATTACTCGATTTACTATGGGGAGACATGGGCTCCAAGCAATCTCGAGAGTTTGCGGTTCACACATGCTTCCGGCTGGAAAGGGGCTCCGGAAAGTGAAGTGCCGCTGAAAGAAGCCCAATTCACGATTTCTATTCAGGGGAAACGTGACCATGTTGTTCATGTTCTTGCTGCTGGAACATCCAGCAGTTACAATCGGTTCATTTTGTCAGAAGATAAGCAAGTGGATGAACAGGATGAAGTTGTCGAACGTCAAGAGTGGGGGGCACTTGCGCTTAAAGTCAAAACAGGAAAAAGCGCCGGCTTCTGGTTCAAGTTGAAACAGGCGGATAAAGAACTTAAGGGTGTGAAAATGTACCGGACAGCCGTGACTTCTGCCGTATATGACGGACCTGAAGATTTCGCACAAACCATTACAGGCAAATTCGGATTTTTCCCGGCTCAGGATGATTCAGAAGCACTGGAAAAGGGCTGGATCTCACGCTCGGAATACGAGGAGATCAGCTCCCGGTTTGTGACGTGGGTGACGGATGTCTCACTTTTCATCAAGGAAAGGTACCGTCCGGATTTACTCATGTTTTATGCTCCCCAAATCGATCATGAAGAACATCAATTTTTAATGGAGGATGAGCGGCAGCCGGATTACTCCAAGGCCAATGCCAGGAAAAATATGAAGTATATCGGATGGGCGTATAAACTGGCGGATGAAACAGCCGGCAAAACGTATGATTCCCTCGGTAAGGACGACCGGCTGCTGATTGTGTCCGATCACGGGATGGAGCCTGTGCATACCGCCGTTTATCCGAATAAAATCCTGAAGGATGCCGGGTTGCTCGCAGTTGATGAAAAGGGACGAATTGAGTATGAAAAGTCGAAAGCATACGTGATTACAAATGGCGGTGCTGCACATGTTTATGTGAAAAATGACAATGAACGGCTGAAAGAAAAAGTGCAGCGCCTATTTGCGGAAGTGAAGGTTAAACCGGGATATGGCACGCTGTCAGCCGCCAAAAAGAATGTATCGGATATGGAACTGAAACAGTCCGGTTTTGACTTCAGCCTTGGAACATTTAAGGGTTACGTAAAAAATGTGTTCGCGGCCATATCTGAAAATAAAGTCAACCCATTTGAAAAAGTGACAGAAATAGGTGCGCGTGAGTCTGTGAAGCATCCGCATGCCGGTGATTTGCTTCTTATAACGAAACCGGGCTTTGCGATGGAAGAAGGCCATAAAGACTTGGCATCTCCGGCAGCCGGACTTGGAACACACGGAGGAGACCCGGATCGGAAGAAGCTGCACGCTGTCTTTTTCGCAGCCGGAAAAGGGGTGGAAAAAGAAAGGACCATCGGCCCTGTTTCAACGCTCGATATCGCCCCGACAATCTATGAAATGCTCGCCATCCGGGTTCCTGAGTTTGTGGAAGGGAGTCCGATCCGTCAGGTAGTGGACCCTTAA
- a CDS encoding methyl-accepting chemotaxis protein, producing MSAGSEQNASQIKSILEQFNEMVSASQQIASSVESVDHSSTRVIAAAQEGDHSIKSTLEEATQTQERLNETVASVENLYRQSDEVNTIVDMIKDIAGQTNLLALNAAIEAARAGEAGQGFSVVADEVRKLATQSNDSTEKIQILISDIQKGIQSIVDMIKLNGDEMKKVVEFVKHTELTIEQTKSSMLAIKSEIEGINASSQELVSSSEEMEKSFGTIAEVMEESKAGTEEVAASTEQQISSMEHLNQMSKSLHQLSRDFSILVKDIEV from the coding sequence ATGTCGGCAGGAAGTGAACAGAATGCAAGCCAAATAAAAAGTATTTTGGAGCAGTTTAATGAAATGGTCTCAGCATCACAGCAAATCGCTTCCAGTGTGGAGTCAGTCGATCATTCATCAACGAGAGTGATAGCTGCTGCACAAGAAGGTGATCATTCTATAAAAAGCACACTGGAGGAAGCAACACAAACCCAGGAACGGCTTAATGAAACGGTTGCCAGTGTCGAAAATCTATATCGGCAATCAGATGAAGTCAATACGATCGTGGATATGATTAAAGATATTGCCGGACAGACTAATTTGCTGGCATTGAATGCCGCCATTGAGGCTGCTCGTGCCGGTGAAGCGGGACAAGGTTTCAGCGTCGTCGCTGATGAAGTAAGAAAATTGGCGACCCAATCGAACGACTCTACTGAAAAAATCCAGATTCTGATTTCAGATATCCAAAAAGGCATCCAATCCATTGTGGATATGATTAAATTAAATGGAGATGAAATGAAAAAAGTTGTTGAATTTGTAAAACATACCGAATTGACAATTGAACAAACAAAAAGTTCGATGCTCGCTATCAAATCCGAAATTGAAGGCATCAACGCTTCTTCACAGGAGCTTGTTTCAAGTTCTGAAGAAATGGAAAAGTCGTTTGGAACGATTGCTGAAGTCATGGAAGAATCGAAGGCAGGCACTGAGGAAGTTGCTGCTTCGACTGAACAGCAAATATCTTCGATGGAACACCTCAATCAAATGAGCAAGTCCCTGCATCAGCTATCCAGGGATTTCAGCATTCTTGTTAAAGATATTGAAGTGTAA
- a CDS encoding GDSL-type esterase/lipase family protein: MKTSSKIVLVLSLLFNLAIVSGVGVYVKNNGSAGVRATISELLNGQAEIHAQADSYVPNSHHLNRSSTFDIMPPEENAIVFLGDSITQRNEWAELFQHSSIKNRGIDSDRTYSIVHRLNPVIKAKPDKVFIMVGINDLREGRKVADITADYDMILSRLNNGTPDTEIFIQSVLPVNNTTFYKRTDNRYVRALNVALNDLSDKYSAVFINLYPQFLAPSGKELNPDFTYDGLHLNGEGYLLWKHMIEEYVTDERTAG; encoded by the coding sequence ATGAAAACAAGCAGCAAGATTGTTTTGGTTTTATCATTACTTTTTAATTTGGCCATTGTTAGCGGAGTTGGCGTTTATGTTAAAAATAACGGTTCAGCCGGTGTCCGGGCAACAATCAGCGAATTGCTGAATGGACAAGCAGAAATACATGCTCAGGCGGACAGTTATGTGCCGAACAGCCATCATCTCAACCGCAGCTCGACATTTGACATTATGCCGCCTGAAGAAAATGCGATCGTTTTTTTAGGGGACAGCATCACCCAGCGCAATGAGTGGGCAGAACTGTTCCAGCATAGCAGCATCAAAAACAGGGGCATCGACAGTGACCGCACGTATTCGATCGTTCACCGGCTGAATCCTGTCATCAAAGCAAAGCCGGATAAAGTTTTTATAATGGTGGGAATTAACGATTTAAGGGAAGGGCGGAAGGTTGCTGATATTACCGCAGACTATGACATGATTCTTTCCCGTTTGAATAATGGTACTCCAGATACTGAGATTTTCATCCAGAGTGTCCTCCCAGTGAACAACACGACATTTTATAAAAGGACGGACAACCGTTATGTAAGGGCACTGAATGTGGCATTGAATGACCTTTCAGATAAATACTCAGCCGTCTTTATCAACTTATATCCGCAGTTTTTAGCGCCGTCGGGAAAAGAATTGAATCCAGATTTTACGTATGATGGACTTCACCTGAATGGAGAAGGGTACCTTTTGTGGAAACACATGATTGAAGAGTATGTTACTGACGAACGAACGGCCGGGTAG